The Aureispira anguillae genome contains a region encoding:
- the hisD gene encoding histidinol dehydrogenase yields MKTFINPEEWTTLLQRSRLGTEDLEPVVQSILKDIQQDGDVAVRRYTSKFDRVQLDDFSVSKAEIQAAIEAVSSPLKRAIQQAKNNIEVFHKSQKEAVQYVETMDGITCWRKSVGIDRVGLYIPAGTAPLFSTVLMLGIPAKLAGCREIVLCSPPNQKGQIHPAILYAASLVGCTKIFKVGGVQAIGAMAYGTACIPKVYKIFGPGNQYITCAKQLILKEGLAIDMPAGPSELLVWADECANPAFVAADLLSQAEHGTDSQVILVSSSSLVVENVQAAIKQQIARLPRKDMAQIALNNSRAIVLKDEQTIVQFINEYAPEHLILNIKNAEKVADQVINAGSVFLGNFTPESLGDYASGTNHTLPTNGFACNYSGLSLDSFVKKITFQKATKRGLKNIGWVVETMAAAEALEAHKNAISIRLKSMNDE; encoded by the coding sequence ATGAAAACATTTATCAATCCAGAAGAATGGACGACCTTACTCCAACGTTCAAGGCTTGGAACAGAGGACTTGGAACCAGTGGTACAATCAATTTTAAAGGATATTCAGCAGGATGGAGATGTTGCTGTAAGAAGATACACTTCTAAATTTGATCGGGTTCAGTTGGATGATTTTAGCGTGTCAAAAGCTGAGATTCAAGCCGCTATAGAAGCGGTTTCTAGCCCCTTAAAAAGAGCCATTCAACAAGCAAAAAACAACATAGAAGTATTTCATAAGAGCCAGAAAGAAGCCGTCCAGTACGTGGAAACCATGGATGGAATTACTTGTTGGCGAAAATCAGTGGGGATTGATCGGGTAGGCTTATATATCCCTGCTGGAACCGCACCCTTGTTTTCTACTGTTTTGATGTTGGGCATTCCTGCAAAATTAGCAGGTTGTAGAGAGATTGTGCTTTGTTCGCCTCCTAATCAAAAGGGGCAGATACACCCAGCTATTTTGTACGCAGCGAGTTTGGTGGGCTGCACAAAAATCTTTAAAGTTGGTGGGGTGCAAGCGATAGGAGCAATGGCATACGGAACAGCGTGTATCCCCAAAGTATATAAAATATTTGGTCCAGGAAATCAATATATCACCTGTGCTAAGCAGTTGATTCTTAAAGAAGGGCTTGCTATTGATATGCCCGCTGGGCCTTCTGAACTATTGGTTTGGGCAGATGAGTGTGCAAATCCAGCATTTGTAGCAGCCGATTTATTATCTCAGGCAGAACATGGAACGGATAGCCAAGTGATTTTGGTCAGTAGCAGTTCGCTTGTTGTCGAAAACGTTCAAGCAGCGATTAAGCAACAAATTGCTCGTTTGCCTCGAAAGGATATGGCTCAAATTGCTTTAAATAATAGTCGAGCAATTGTCTTAAAAGACGAGCAAACAATTGTTCAATTCATTAATGAATATGCACCAGAACACTTGATTTTAAATATCAAGAATGCGGAAAAAGTTGCCGATCAAGTAATCAATGCAGGCTCTGTATTTTTAGGAAATTTTACACCAGAATCTTTAGGAGACTATGCATCAGGAACCAATCATACCTTACCCACAAATGGTTTTGCCTGTAACTATAGTGGGCTGTCTTTAGATTCTTTTGTAAAGAAAATTACGTTCCAAAAAGCAACCAAAAGAGGATTAAAAAATATTGGCTGGGTGGTAGAAACAATGGCAGCAGCAGAAGCCTTAGAAGCACACAAAAATGCTATCAGTATTCGACTAAAAAGTATGAACGATGAATAG
- the hisG gene encoding ATP phosphoribosyltransferase, with translation MKNERLRIAIQKSGRLTEKSMQLLSNCGIELRNGKRKLLSPATNFPLEIYFLRDDDIPQYVEDGVADVGILGENVLLEEQARVDTLLPLGFAQCRLSLAIPKNETYTGLDYWNGKKIATTYSNILKEYLTKHGISAEIHAISGSVEIAPSIGLAAGICDLVSSGSTLLSNGLKEVEVLLKSQAVLIGNPKLSAIKQQILEKLIFRIRSKQAAAKNKYILLNAPNHKLDEICALLPGMKSPSILPLKDKGWSSLHSVVQETAFWERIDALKMAGAEGILVIPIEKMIV, from the coding sequence ATGAAGAACGAGAGACTTCGTATTGCTATCCAAAAATCGGGTAGACTAACGGAAAAATCAATGCAATTATTAAGCAATTGCGGTATCGAATTGAGAAATGGCAAGCGAAAATTATTGTCGCCAGCAACCAATTTCCCTTTAGAAATTTATTTTTTGAGAGACGACGATATTCCTCAGTATGTTGAAGATGGGGTTGCAGATGTTGGAATCTTAGGAGAGAATGTTTTGCTAGAAGAACAAGCAAGGGTCGATACTCTTTTACCACTAGGATTTGCTCAATGTCGGTTGTCTTTGGCTATTCCTAAAAATGAAACTTACACAGGATTAGACTATTGGAATGGAAAAAAGATTGCAACAACTTATTCTAACATTTTAAAAGAGTATCTGACTAAGCATGGAATTAGTGCTGAAATTCATGCCATTAGTGGTTCCGTAGAAATAGCACCTAGTATTGGTTTAGCAGCGGGGATTTGCGATTTAGTAAGTTCTGGATCTACTTTATTGAGCAATGGATTAAAGGAGGTGGAAGTCTTATTAAAATCTCAGGCTGTATTGATTGGCAATCCTAAATTATCCGCTATCAAGCAACAGATTTTGGAAAAACTGATTTTCAGAATTCGTTCTAAACAGGCTGCTGCCAAAAACAAATACATTTTGTTAAATGCGCCTAATCATAAGTTGGATGAAATTTGCGCCTTGTTGCCAGGCATGAAAAGTCCTAGCATTTTGCCTTTGAAGGACAAAGGGTGGAGCTCTTTGCATTCTGTTGTTCAGGAAACGGCATTTTGGGAGCGTATAGATGCTCTAAAAATGGCTGGGGCAGAGGGGATTTTAGTCATCCCAATTGAAAAAATGATTGTATAA
- a CDS encoding FtsK/SpoIIIE family DNA translocase, protein MAKKKKKQVSIKGGVQDDRFPKLVGLFCLFFTLYLFIAFSSYLFTWKEDMDKANWSVLLSPHDMDNWLGRLGAVLSHQFFYYGFGFSSFILVFLLFTTGMSLIVETPLKKLIPVYKRSLLTMLWTSFLLGFIFQGYEFPWGGAFGGVLISLLDGLVGSVGIIAILLFAFLGFVIWNKNPNFKDGLSVNEIKAAFSISNITATFRSLFRLTPEPEPLPAAPETKTVTVLKPKNNVLKPEHVRDTDTEEAVDRPTPAQSAEDKRETILEVPKVIEQSTKEELEDKVKKLTQNQLALDLEKAAKEKAEAEKEDADLTMEISKEGEQVEIGIAEENKDHFEPYDPTLDLPKYENPVIDLLESYDDQKPVIDRAELESNKDQIIETLLNYKIEIVKIKATIGPTVTLYEIIPAPGVRISKIKSLEDDIALSLAALGIRIIAPIPGKGTIGIEVPNRNKQIVSLKEVLASPKFKEAKMDLPIALGKTISDEVFIADLAKMPHLLIAGATGQGKSVGINTVIMSLLYKKHPSQLKLILIDPKKVELSLYNRISAHYLGYLPDEEEAIVTDVTKVVQTLYSLTVEMDERYNLLKKASVRNINEYNKKFVARRLNPEKGHRFMPFIVLVIDEFADLIMTAGKEVELPIGRLAQLARAVGIHLIIATQRPSVNIITGIIKANFPARLAFKVTSKIDSRTILDGGGAEQLIGRGDMLLASGGNLIRIQCAFVDTPEVDRVINHIASQPGYPEPFLLPAYGEDGGSGNDSEQKLNQVLHDLDEHFDDAARLVVMNQQGSTSMIQRRLKLGYNRAGRIMDQLENTGIVGPNEGSKARQVYIQDEIELEQFLKALHERKRKISFK, encoded by the coding sequence ATGGCTAAAAAGAAGAAAAAACAAGTTTCCATTAAGGGCGGAGTACAAGACGATCGTTTTCCTAAACTAGTGGGGCTGTTTTGCTTATTTTTTACTTTATATCTTTTCATTGCATTTTCGTCGTATCTGTTTACATGGAAAGAAGATATGGACAAAGCGAACTGGTCAGTATTGCTTTCTCCGCACGATATGGATAATTGGTTAGGGCGTTTAGGAGCCGTTTTATCGCATCAATTCTTTTATTATGGATTTGGCTTTTCGTCCTTTATTCTGGTGTTTTTGTTGTTTACAACAGGCATGAGTCTTATCGTAGAAACTCCTCTTAAGAAATTGATTCCTGTTTATAAACGTTCTTTGTTAACCATGCTTTGGACGAGTTTTTTGTTGGGATTTATTTTTCAAGGATATGAATTTCCTTGGGGTGGAGCTTTTGGAGGAGTCTTGATTAGCCTCTTAGATGGTTTGGTTGGCTCTGTTGGAATTATAGCAATCTTGCTCTTTGCCTTTTTAGGTTTTGTTATTTGGAACAAGAATCCAAATTTTAAAGATGGCTTAAGCGTAAATGAAATTAAAGCAGCATTTTCTATCAGTAACATTACTGCAACTTTTCGAAGTCTTTTCCGATTGACACCAGAACCCGAACCACTCCCTGCTGCACCCGAAACAAAGACCGTTACCGTTTTAAAACCTAAGAATAATGTGCTTAAACCAGAGCATGTTAGAGATACGGATACAGAAGAGGCTGTTGATCGCCCAACACCTGCTCAATCAGCAGAAGATAAAAGGGAAACAATTTTAGAAGTGCCCAAGGTTATTGAGCAATCTACGAAGGAGGAGCTAGAAGATAAGGTCAAAAAATTGACCCAAAATCAATTGGCTTTAGATCTAGAAAAGGCAGCTAAAGAAAAAGCTGAGGCAGAGAAAGAAGATGCTGATTTAACAATGGAAATTAGCAAAGAGGGAGAGCAAGTTGAGATTGGGATTGCTGAAGAAAATAAAGATCATTTTGAACCGTATGACCCAACTTTAGATCTACCCAAGTATGAGAATCCTGTTATTGATTTGTTAGAAAGTTATGACGATCAAAAACCTGTTATTGACCGTGCAGAGCTGGAGTCAAACAAGGATCAAATTATAGAAACTTTACTCAATTATAAGATTGAGATTGTTAAGATAAAAGCAACCATTGGTCCTACGGTAACCTTATACGAAATCATTCCAGCTCCAGGGGTGCGTATCTCTAAGATTAAGAGCTTGGAGGACGATATTGCCTTGAGTTTAGCCGCTTTAGGAATTCGTATTATTGCTCCAATTCCAGGAAAAGGAACCATTGGTATTGAGGTGCCGAATAGAAACAAACAAATTGTATCGCTCAAAGAAGTGTTGGCTTCTCCTAAGTTTAAAGAAGCTAAAATGGATCTTCCAATTGCATTGGGGAAAACAATTTCGGATGAGGTCTTTATTGCTGACTTGGCTAAGATGCCGCATTTGCTGATTGCTGGAGCAACGGGGCAAGGAAAGTCAGTAGGGATTAATACAGTTATTATGAGTTTGCTTTACAAGAAGCACCCTTCTCAGTTAAAGTTGATCTTGATTGATCCCAAAAAAGTAGAACTTTCTTTGTATAACCGTATCTCTGCGCATTATTTGGGCTATTTGCCAGATGAAGAAGAGGCGATTGTAACCGATGTAACCAAGGTAGTTCAGACCTTGTATTCTTTGACGGTAGAAATGGATGAACGTTATAATTTGCTGAAAAAAGCGTCCGTTCGTAATATCAATGAATACAACAAAAAGTTTGTTGCTCGCCGATTAAACCCTGAAAAGGGGCATCGTTTTATGCCTTTTATTGTGTTGGTGATTGATGAGTTTGCCGATTTAATTATGACGGCGGGAAAAGAAGTTGAGCTTCCGATTGGTCGTCTAGCACAGTTGGCACGTGCGGTAGGAATTCATTTAATTATTGCTACACAGCGTCCATCGGTAAATATTATTACTGGTATTATCAAAGCAAACTTCCCTGCACGTTTAGCCTTTAAAGTAACTTCTAAAATTGACTCTCGTACGATTTTAGATGGTGGTGGTGCTGAACAATTAATTGGTAGAGGGGATATGTTGTTGGCTTCAGGCGGTAACTTGATTCGAATTCAATGTGCTTTTGTTGATACACCAGAGGTTGATCGAGTAATTAATCATATTGCATCTCAGCCTGGTTATCCAGAGCCCTTTTTGTTGCCTGCTTATGGCGAAGACGGAGGCAGTGGAAATGATAGCGAGCAAAAGCTAAATCAAGTTTTGCATGATTTGGACGAACATTTTGATGACGCTGCTCGATTGGTAGTGATGAATCAACAAGGTTCTACTTCTATGATTCAACGTCGCTTAAAGCTAGGCTATAATCGTGCAGGACGTATTATGGATCAGCTAGAAAATACTGGAATTGTGGGACCGAATGAAGGTTCTAAAGCACGACAGGTCTACATCCAAGATGAAATAGAACTGGAACAATTCTTAAAAGCTTTGCACGAACGAAAAAGAAAAATATCTTTTAAGTAG